From Pseudomonas sp. stari2:
CCGCAGATCATTCGCCCGGAGCGCGATGCGTTCATGCATCGCCTGTTGAATGCCTGGCATGAGCGGACGGGTCAGGCGGCGTTGATCAACACCTCGTTCAATCGCCATGAAGAGCCGATCGTGTGTTCGTCTCAGGATGCACTGGATGCGCTGAAAGAAGGGATGGTCGATCTGGTGGTGATGAGTGAGTCGCTGATTGTCTGGCGCAAAGGCAAAAACAGCTTCACCCAGCAACGCTTCGAATAACGCAAGGATGGTTACAGGGCTCCGCTGGAGCCCTGCTCAGGAGTATCGAGCGTATGGTTGATTCATGTATCTGATCTTTTTCGGGTTCTTTGCCGCGGAAGGGATCATCTATCCGTTCTGGCCGACCTGGCTGAATTCGCTGGGTTTCAGCGCCAGCCAGATTGGCCTGCTGATCGCGGCGGTCTATTGGCCCCAGGTGGTGACCGGAGTGTTGATCACCTACGTGGCCGACTGGCGCGTGGACCAACTGCGGCTCGCGGCTTTTCTCGGTTTCTCGGCAGCGTTGTGTACGTTGCTGTTCTATTTCATGCCGGTGCACCTGTGGGGATTCGTGTGCCTGAGCATTCTGTTCGGCGGGCTGTGGATGGTGGTGTTGCCGCTGTCCGAGTCCTATCTGCTCAAGCGTGACAAGCAAGCCCTGCAGAACTATGGCTGGGTCCGCGCGGTGGGCTCCTCGGCCTTTATCCTGACATCGACCCTCGGCGGCCTGTTGTTTGCGCAGTACAGCCAGTCCTGGGTGCCGGTGGTGATTGCCGCGTGCATGTTGCTCACCGCGCTGGCGTGCCTGTGGCTGAAGCGTCAGGTCACGCTGGCGCATCTGCACCCCCCCGAGCGTGCGACGAAGCGGCCCGACTGGAAGGCACTGTTCGCCCAAAAGGGCCTGCTGATCGCGATTGCCGCCGCCAGTTTCATTCAACTGAGTCACACCCTGTACTTTTCCACGGCGTCGATCGGCTGGGGCGTGAAGGGCTATTCTTCAACCGCCATCGGGGTGTTCTGGTCAGTGGCGGTGATCGCGGAAATCACCTATTTCGCGTTCTCCAACAAAGTCCTGTCGTGCTGTTCGCCGTTGTCTATCGTGATGTTTTCCAGCGTCTGTGCGGCGGCGCGCTGGGCGCTGTTTTCCGACAGCGATGCGGTGCCGGTGATCCTGTTGGGGCAATGCCTGCACGCCTTGAGTTTCGCGTCGTATCACTCGGCGATCATGCGCTGTATTCGCGACCATGCACCACCGGATATCCAGGTCTTTACCCAGGGGGTCTATTACTCGCTGGCAGTTGCCTTGCCCATGGGGTTGGCCACACCCTTTGCCGGGTATCTGTACGAGACGCAGCCACAATGGTCCTGGTATGTCATGGCGCTGTTTGCCCTGATGGGGACCGTGCTGGCATTCATTGCTCACCAGAAAATGCGAAGTGCAACCGATGACACAACGAACGTTTACAGCCGTCTGCTTTGATATGGATGGCGTGCTGATCCAGTCGCGCCAGGTCATCGAACTGGCCTGGACCACGGTAGCGCGCAAGTACGGTGTGACGGTCGATCAGGCCTTCATCGACGATCACATTCACGGCCGCCCGGGCGGTTACACCCTACGGGCCCTGTTTGGTCAGTTCGACGAAGAGCAGCGTGTGGTGATCAAGCAGGAAGTCGATGCCATCGAAGAGGTTTCGATCTGCGCGCTGGTGCCGGGGGGCGCTGCGTTCATCGCCGAATTGAATGGACGCGTGCCGCTGGCGCTGGTGACCAGCAGCTGGCGAGCGCGAGTCGACCACGTCCTGCAACAACACGACCTGACGTCGGTTTTCGACTGCATCATCTGCCGCGACGATGTGCGCAGTGGCAAACCGGCTCCCGATCCTTATCGTCTGGCCGCCGCCCACCTGGAGCGTCAGAGCGATGAATGCCTGGTCTTCGAAGACTCGGTCAGCGGTGTGCAGTCGGCGGTCAGCAGCGGCGCGCTGTGCATCGGTATCGGCGACGATCCTACGCTGACGGCCCACGGGGCACT
This genomic window contains:
- a CDS encoding MFS transporter; amino-acid sequence: MYLIFFGFFAAEGIIYPFWPTWLNSLGFSASQIGLLIAAVYWPQVVTGVLITYVADWRVDQLRLAAFLGFSAALCTLLFYFMPVHLWGFVCLSILFGGLWMVVLPLSESYLLKRDKQALQNYGWVRAVGSSAFILTSTLGGLLFAQYSQSWVPVVIAACMLLTALACLWLKRQVTLAHLHPPERATKRPDWKALFAQKGLLIAIAAASFIQLSHTLYFSTASIGWGVKGYSSTAIGVFWSVAVIAEITYFAFSNKVLSCCSPLSIVMFSSVCAAARWALFSDSDAVPVILLGQCLHALSFASYHSAIMRCIRDHAPPDIQVFTQGVYYSLAVALPMGLATPFAGYLYETQPQWSWYVMALFALMGTVLAFIAHQKMRSATDDTTNVYSRLL
- a CDS encoding HAD family hydrolase yields the protein MTQRTFTAVCFDMDGVLIQSRQVIELAWTTVARKYGVTVDQAFIDDHIHGRPGGYTLRALFGQFDEEQRVVIKQEVDAIEEVSICALVPGGAAFIAELNGRVPLALVTSSWRARVDHVLQQHDLTSVFDCIICRDDVRSGKPAPDPYRLAAAHLERQSDECLVFEDSVSGVQSAVSSGALCIGIGDDPTLTAHGALRTYADFTALPVSQGGVDTHLYVDGGLFISGNVTKRFAHS